In Scleropages formosus chromosome 10, fSclFor1.1, whole genome shotgun sequence, a single genomic region encodes these proteins:
- the stard10 gene encoding START domain-containing protein 10, translating into MSGEAVLIPDDRAFSSFRSECCTMEGWNLTYNKNGITVWIQILEEEKSLHKIKCQMVCKDVPAETMYDVLHDIEYRRKWDANVIETFDIGKLTVNADVGYYSWKCPKPLKNRDVITLRSWLPMGNDYIIMNYSVKHAKYPPKKDMVRAVSIQTGYLIQSNGPTSCTLTYLAQVDPRGSLPKWVVNKSSQFLAPKAMKKINKACVKYPDWKRKHNPGYKPWLYPEQNRLANIPLSELSIQHADSLENIDESGLSEAKEERGEGSDEEGAN; encoded by the exons ATGTCCGGAGAGGCCGTCCTCATACCGGACGACCGGGCGTTCAGCAGCTTCAGAAGCGAGTGCTGCACGATGGAGGGATGGAACCTGACCTACAACAAGAACGGCATAACGGTGTGGATCCAGatcctggaggaggagaagtcCTTGCATAAAATCAAG TGTCAGATGGTGTGCAAGGACGTCCCCGCGGAGACCATGTACGACGTCCTCCACGACATCGAGTACCGGAGGAAGTGGGACGCCAACGTGATCGAGACCTTCGACATCGGAAAGCTCACCGTCAACGCTGACGTGGGCTACTACTCGT GGAAGTGTCCGAAGCCGCTGAAGAACCGCGACGTCATCACCCTGCGCTCCTGGCTGCCCATGGGAAACGATTACATCATCATGAACTACTCCGTTAAGCACGCT AAATACCCCCCGAAGAAGGACATGGTGCGCGCCGTCTCCATCCAGACGGGCTACCTGATCCAGAGCAACGGACCCACGAGCTGCACCCTCACGTACCTGGCACAGGTGGACCCCAGAG GTTCGCTACCAAAGTGGGTCGTCAACAAGTCTTCCCAGTTTTTAGCTCCAAAA GCGATGAAGAAGATCAACAAGGCGTGTGTGAAGTACCCCGACTGGAAGCGGAAACACAACCCGGGCTACAAGCCGTGGCTGTATCCGGAGCAGAACCGGCTCGCCAACATCCCCCTCTCGGAGCTCAGCATCCAGCACGCCGACTCCCTGGAGAACATCGACGAGAGCGGCCTGAGCGAAGCCAAAGAGGAGCGGGGGGAGGGCAGCGATGAGGAGGGGGCTAACTGA